One genomic segment of Linepithema humile isolate Giens D197 chromosome 5, Lhum_UNIL_v1.0, whole genome shotgun sequence includes these proteins:
- the LOC105675624 gene encoding uncharacterized protein isoform X1 has translation MAMIGEKYPCNGDQDCLNGLSYCYDVSQRCVNYTQCVNFNRVEAEVPAREPSQCGPCMKGYTDIFATGNHKTLSCQKDANEPDDTANIVMIVSIVICTLIALTVLIWLIYINYEKLKNCFLKNCCNCSPVQSVEINQRISNHAIANIYEEAVASAPPEQRPFVEKANCVLPHKNNGKIDHNQLQMAVPAVPPNWVQNANYGTNILTYSSDEMDAAEENHRNCTLQLAAVNDEEILSEPSEYAAVIMQHDTNSRNTPLINLPNNSINNADNADNADNADNANINTSFSLQPNGEMNRQEKIKHVFINQSLNQHITMSVNVNKDDELIKQITN, from the exons ATG GCCATGATTGGTGAAAAATATCCATGTAACGGAGATCAAGACTGTCTTAACGGACTGTCTTACTGCTATGATGTCTCTCAACGTTGCGTTAATTATACACAATGCGTCAACTTTAATCGTGTCGAAGCTGAAGTACCAGCACGTGAACCGTCTCAGTGCGGGCCATGTATGAAAGG ATATACCGATATCTTTGCGACCGGCAACCATAAGACACTATCGTGTCAAAAAGATGCAAATGAGC CAGATGATACTGCCAATATTGTAATGATTGTTTCGATCGTAATCTGTACGTTGATTGCGTTGACTGTGTTGATTTGgctcatatatattaattatgaaaaacttAAGAACTGCTTCTTAAAAAACT gTTGCAACTGCTCTCCGGTGCAATCTGTGGAAATCAATCAGCGTATTAGCAATCATGCAATTGCGAATATTTATGAAGAAGCAGTCGCGAGCGCTCCACCAGAACAAC GTCCGTTTGTTGAAAAAGCAAATTGTGTTCTACCGCATAAAAATAATGGGAAGATAGATCACAATCAACTTCAAATGGCTGTACCAGCAGTACCACCAAATTGGGTACAGAATGCAAATTATGGTACGAATATATTAACTTACTCGAGTGATGAAATGGACGCTGCTGAAGAAAATCACAGAAATTGCACACTTCAATTAGCAGCTGTAAATGACGA agaAATTCTTTCTGAACCATCAGAATATGCAGCAGTCATCATGCAACATGACACCAACTCCAGGAATAcaccattaattaatttgcccAATAATAGTATCAATAATGCAGATAATGCAGATAATGCAGATAATGCAGATAATGCAAACATTAATACAAGTTTCTCGCTTCAACCAAATGGAGAGATGAATAgacaagagaaaataaaacatgtattCATTAATCAATCATTAAATCAGCATATTACGATGAGTGTAAATGTGAATAAAGATGACGAATTAATAAagcaaattacaaattaa
- the Bsg gene encoding basigin isoform X2: MERRGAAFVLGMLYLAVGTLVTVQAVKYSGPALVNEGQSWSIECNDLKDDDPIRWTRNGQSLEPELSSGQLVVLSKAGTHSSSLSASQATESHDGEYKCTDNAETFHLMIHCDIKVRVLTKEAPLVLECANKSTGDKVQWQKEKTPLNTALAGSEELFKIDNDTGNLEILQEKDILHGNYTCKTANSTIEYRVVPKPVAHLADSTSVVEGEKLHLVCGGKLHPGIKVSWTFGDQNYTRSKGRVKITKDQERGIYGTVLIVDNIEMNDRGNIICRVSYNWSDSVPEHTSQAETFLRVKDKLAALWPFLGICAEVVVLCAIILVYEKKRNKAELEESDTDQSPDTKPTPNKESDVRQRK, translated from the exons ATGGAGAGGCGAGGAGCTGCTTTTGTGCTGGGGATGCTATATTTAGCGGTGGGCACCCTCGTCACGGTCCAGGCAG TGAAGTACTCGGGGCCAGCGCTCGTGAACGAGGGGCAGTCTTGGAGCATCGAGTGCAACGACTTGAAGGACGATGATCCCATCAGATGGACCAGAAACGGCCAGTCGCTGGAACCCGAGTTGTCCAGCGGTCAGCTGGTTGTCCTCTCAAAAGCTGGCACCCACAGCAGCTCGCTCTCGGCGAGCCAGGCGACCGAGAGTCACGACGGCGAATACAAATGCACCGACAATGCGGAAACTTTCCACCTTATGATACACTGCG ATATTAAAGTTAGAGTACTTACCAAGGAAGCACCTTTGGTGCTCGAATGCGCAAACAAAAGTACTGGTGATAAGGTGCAATGGCAGAAGGAGAAGACGCCGCTCAACACGGCACTGGCTGGCAGTGAAGAATTGTTCAAGATTGATAATGACACCGGCAACTTGGAGATTTTGCAGGAAAAAGATATACTTCATGGAAATTACACTTGTAAAACGGCTAACTCCACAATTGAGTACAGAGTCGTAC cAAAGCCAGTGGCACATTTAGCTGACTCCACCAGTGTCGTAGAAGGCGAAAAGTTGCACTTGGTATGCGGCGGAAAGTTGCACCCCGGTATAAAGGTGTCCTGGACTTTCGGGGACCAGAATTATACGCGCAGTAAGGGCCGCGTGAAGATCACCAAGGACCAGGAGAGAGGCATCTACGGCACCGTCCTAATTGTCGACAACATCGAGATGAACGATCGCGGTAACATTATCTGCAGGGTGTCGTACAACTGGTCCGATTCCGTTCCGGAACATACGTCGCAGGCCGAGACATTCCTCAGGGTCAAGGACAAACTCGCCGCACTCTGGCCCTTCTTAGGCATTTGTGCGGAAGTCGTCGTTCTATGCGCCATCATCTTAGTTTACGAAAAGAAGCGGAACAAAGCCGAACTCGAGGAGTCCGATACCGATCAGAGCCCTGATAC tAAACCAACGCCGAACAAGGAGTCCGATGTCAGGCAGAGGAAGTGA
- the asf1 gene encoding histone chaperone asf1 yields MAKVQLANVAVLDNPSPFLNPFQFEVTFECIEELKEDLEWRMIYVGSAESEDFDQVLDTIYVGPIPEGRHMFVFQADPPDVSRIPVNDALGVTVVLLTCSYRGHEFVRVGYFINNEYTDPELRENPPPQPQFDKVQRNILGDKPRVTRFKINWDDCPTGTANNLPEGMEAPALEDTSQDAPTSTLGFTENTQNGGMEVM; encoded by the exons ATGGCCAAGGTTCAGCTAGCGAACGTTGCTGTCCTCGACAATCCTTCGCCGTTCCTGAATCCGTTTCAGTTCGAAGTCACATTTGAGTGCATCGAGGAGCTTAAAGAAG atttggAATGGAGGATGATATATGTGGGCAGTGCAGAGTCAGAGGATTTTGATCAAGTTCTAGACACTATTTATGTTGGCCCAATCCCAGAAGGAAGACATATGTTTGTATTTCAG GCTGATCCACCTGATGTGAGTAGAATCCCAGTGAACGATGCTTTAGGAGTAACTGTTGTGTTGCTGACTTGCTCCTATAGAGGTCATGAATTTGTTCGCGTCggttatttcataaataatgaatacacGGATCCAGAGCTTCGAGAAAATCCACCTCCACAACCACAATTTGATAAAGTTCAAAGGAATATATTAGGGGATAAACCACGTGTTACTAGATTCAAAATCAATTGGGACGACTGTCCAACTGGTACGGCAAACAATCTGCCAGAAGGCATGGAAGCGCCAGCATTGGAAGATACGTCGCAGGATGCACCCACGTCTACATTAGGTTTTACAGAGAATACACAAAACGGTGGAATGGAAGTGATGTGA
- the Bsg gene encoding basigin isoform X1: MVTHIWYLSTEGIVILSLYIHDATRLYRRKRRREEGKRDREREMKYSGPALVNEGQSWSIECNDLKDDDPIRWTRNGQSLEPELSSGQLVVLSKAGTHSSSLSASQATESHDGEYKCTDNAETFHLMIHCDIKVRVLTKEAPLVLECANKSTGDKVQWQKEKTPLNTALAGSEELFKIDNDTGNLEILQEKDILHGNYTCKTANSTIEYRVVPKPVAHLADSTSVVEGEKLHLVCGGKLHPGIKVSWTFGDQNYTRSKGRVKITKDQERGIYGTVLIVDNIEMNDRGNIICRVSYNWSDSVPEHTSQAETFLRVKDKLAALWPFLGICAEVVVLCAIILVYEKKRNKAELEESDTDQSPDTKPTPNKESDVRQRK, encoded by the exons ATGGTAACCCATATCTGGTATCTGTCCACCGAGGGGATCGTTATACTTAGCCTCTATATACACGATGCGACGAGACTATACCGGAGGAAGAGACGGAGggaagaaggaaagagagacagagagagagaga TGAAGTACTCGGGGCCAGCGCTCGTGAACGAGGGGCAGTCTTGGAGCATCGAGTGCAACGACTTGAAGGACGATGATCCCATCAGATGGACCAGAAACGGCCAGTCGCTGGAACCCGAGTTGTCCAGCGGTCAGCTGGTTGTCCTCTCAAAAGCTGGCACCCACAGCAGCTCGCTCTCGGCGAGCCAGGCGACCGAGAGTCACGACGGCGAATACAAATGCACCGACAATGCGGAAACTTTCCACCTTATGATACACTGCG ATATTAAAGTTAGAGTACTTACCAAGGAAGCACCTTTGGTGCTCGAATGCGCAAACAAAAGTACTGGTGATAAGGTGCAATGGCAGAAGGAGAAGACGCCGCTCAACACGGCACTGGCTGGCAGTGAAGAATTGTTCAAGATTGATAATGACACCGGCAACTTGGAGATTTTGCAGGAAAAAGATATACTTCATGGAAATTACACTTGTAAAACGGCTAACTCCACAATTGAGTACAGAGTCGTAC cAAAGCCAGTGGCACATTTAGCTGACTCCACCAGTGTCGTAGAAGGCGAAAAGTTGCACTTGGTATGCGGCGGAAAGTTGCACCCCGGTATAAAGGTGTCCTGGACTTTCGGGGACCAGAATTATACGCGCAGTAAGGGCCGCGTGAAGATCACCAAGGACCAGGAGAGAGGCATCTACGGCACCGTCCTAATTGTCGACAACATCGAGATGAACGATCGCGGTAACATTATCTGCAGGGTGTCGTACAACTGGTCCGATTCCGTTCCGGAACATACGTCGCAGGCCGAGACATTCCTCAGGGTCAAGGACAAACTCGCCGCACTCTGGCCCTTCTTAGGCATTTGTGCGGAAGTCGTCGTTCTATGCGCCATCATCTTAGTTTACGAAAAGAAGCGGAACAAAGCCGAACTCGAGGAGTCCGATACCGATCAGAGCCCTGATAC tAAACCAACGCCGAACAAGGAGTCCGATGTCAGGCAGAGGAAGTGA
- the LOC105675624 gene encoding uncharacterized protein isoform X2, whose translation MAMIGEKYPCNGDQDCLNGLSYCYDVSQRCVNYTQCVNFNRVEAEVPAREPSQCGPCMKGYTDIFATGNHKTLSCQKDANEHDTANIVMIVSIVICTLIALTVLIWLIYINYEKLKNCFLKNCCNCSPVQSVEINQRISNHAIANIYEEAVASAPPEQRPFVEKANCVLPHKNNGKIDHNQLQMAVPAVPPNWVQNANYGTNILTYSSDEMDAAEENHRNCTLQLAAVNDEEILSEPSEYAAVIMQHDTNSRNTPLINLPNNSINNADNADNADNADNANINTSFSLQPNGEMNRQEKIKHVFINQSLNQHITMSVNVNKDDELIKQITN comes from the exons ATG GCCATGATTGGTGAAAAATATCCATGTAACGGAGATCAAGACTGTCTTAACGGACTGTCTTACTGCTATGATGTCTCTCAACGTTGCGTTAATTATACACAATGCGTCAACTTTAATCGTGTCGAAGCTGAAGTACCAGCACGTGAACCGTCTCAGTGCGGGCCATGTATGAAAGG ATATACCGATATCTTTGCGACCGGCAACCATAAGACACTATCGTGTCAAAAAGATGCAAATGAGC ATGATACTGCCAATATTGTAATGATTGTTTCGATCGTAATCTGTACGTTGATTGCGTTGACTGTGTTGATTTGgctcatatatattaattatgaaaaacttAAGAACTGCTTCTTAAAAAACT gTTGCAACTGCTCTCCGGTGCAATCTGTGGAAATCAATCAGCGTATTAGCAATCATGCAATTGCGAATATTTATGAAGAAGCAGTCGCGAGCGCTCCACCAGAACAAC GTCCGTTTGTTGAAAAAGCAAATTGTGTTCTACCGCATAAAAATAATGGGAAGATAGATCACAATCAACTTCAAATGGCTGTACCAGCAGTACCACCAAATTGGGTACAGAATGCAAATTATGGTACGAATATATTAACTTACTCGAGTGATGAAATGGACGCTGCTGAAGAAAATCACAGAAATTGCACACTTCAATTAGCAGCTGTAAATGACGA agaAATTCTTTCTGAACCATCAGAATATGCAGCAGTCATCATGCAACATGACACCAACTCCAGGAATAcaccattaattaatttgcccAATAATAGTATCAATAATGCAGATAATGCAGATAATGCAGATAATGCAGATAATGCAAACATTAATACAAGTTTCTCGCTTCAACCAAATGGAGAGATGAATAgacaagagaaaataaaacatgtattCATTAATCAATCATTAAATCAGCATATTACGATGAGTGTAAATGTGAATAAAGATGACGAATTAATAAagcaaattacaaattaa